One stretch of Poecilia reticulata strain Guanapo linkage group LG21, Guppy_female_1.0+MT, whole genome shotgun sequence DNA includes these proteins:
- the LOC103457767 gene encoding serine/threonine-protein kinase PDIK1L yields the protein MEELYTLDREVGRGSYGVVFEGHMAKTGHRVAIKRLPCSNPECIELYLQELWAMRATAKNHVNVIALHSCLLQTGSRSLKPLKPGKLPLRLVETVLKGSVVNPQKGCRSKSLLNTPRRTNSASRLQDKTNTVLGRKKSEEGRKSTSSDSLTPQRPPSRAMKRSAQRELEEEEEEAEQAGSLRCLALWLVMEYCDGGDLNQYLLSRPPDADRNHSVVLQLCSAMAFLHALGITHRDLKPDNVLVCVTPKGPVIKVADFGLSKMSGAVANGERCRQHFSSTCGSDFYMAPEVWGGLSYTAQADIFSLGVLFWAVLERITFVEEGTTQEQLGAYVCKGRWLMPLGEALWENADLQLCIPMKFKRAPPLPPPPGPSVCALLLDMLALNPDARPSADQMEARVRSALRDDSH from the exons ATGGAGGAGTTATACACCTTGGACAGGGAGGTGGGTAGGGGCAGCTATGGTGTTGTGTTTGAGGGCCACATGGCCAAAACGGGACACAGGGTGGCTATTAAACGGCTGCCCTGCAGCAACCCAGAATGCATTGAGCTCTACCTGCAGGAGCTGTGGGCCATGAGAGCCACCGCCAAGAACCATGTCAACGTCATTGCTCTGCACAGCTGCCTCCTTCAGACCGGATCCAGGAGCCTGAAGCCCCTCAAACCTGGAAAACTCCCCCTGCGACTTGTGGAGACCGTGCTCAAGGGGAGTGTGGTGAACCCGCAGAAAGGTTGTAGAAGCAAGAGCTTGTTGAACACCCCGAGGAGGACGAACTCTGCTTCCAGACTTCAGGACAAGACCAACACGGTGCTGggtagaaaaaaatctgaggagGGGAGGAAATCGACTAGTTCTGATTCCTTGACCCCGCAGCGACCTCCGAGCCGAGCCATGAAGAGGTCAGCCCAGAGAgagttggaggaggaggaggaggaagcagagcAGGCTGGATCTCTGCGCTGCCTGGCCCTGTGGCTGGTCATGGAGTACTGTGATGGAGGTGACCTGAACCAGTACCTGCTCTCTAGACCCCCGGACGCCGACCGCAACCACAGCGtggtgctgcagctctgcagcgcCATGGCCTTCCTGCACGCCTTGGGCATCACCCACCGAGACCTGAAGCCGGACAACGTCCTGGTCTGCGTGACGCCCAAAGGCCCCGTTATCAAG GTGGCGGATTTCGGCCTGAGCAAGATGAGCGGCGCCGTGGCGAACGGCGAGCGGTGCCGGCAGCACTTCTCGTCCACGTGCGGCTCCGACTTCTACATGGCCCCCGAGGTGTGGGGCGGGCTGAGCTACACGGCCCAGGCGGACATCTTCTCCCTGGGTGTGCTGTTCTGGGCCGTCTTGGAAAGGATCACCTTCGTGGAGGAGGGGACGACGCAGGAGCAGCTGG GTGCCTACGTGTGTAAGGGCCGGTGGCTGATGCCCCTGGGGGAGGCTCTGTGGGAGAACGCCGACCTCCAGCTGTGCATCCCTATGAAGTTTAAGAGGGCGCCGCCGCTGCCGCCTCCTCCCGGTCCGTCCGTGTGTGCCCTGCTTTTGGACATGCTGGCCTTGAACCCGGATGCCCGGCCCTCGGCGGACCAGATGGAGGCCAGGGTGCGCTCCGCTTTGAGAGACGACTCCCACTGA